GCCGACCTATGAGGAGCGCTTCAAATCCAAGCGCCAACCGTTCATGTTCATCCAGGGAAACCTCGACAGCACAGTGCCGCTGGAATCGATCCAAGCCGCTCTGGACCAGTACGAGGGTCCTAAAACCCTGCGGATTTTCGGGCAGAGCAACGAAGAGCCGGAGTTCGGGCACATCGATTTGCTCACCGGCGACGAGGCGCCGAACCACGTCTGGCCCGCGATGCTCGATTGGATGACCGACGTGCTCGATTCCTCAAGCTCGCAGGGCTGACATAGAAAAGGCCCCGTCCGCTAAGCCGGACGAGGCCCGTTATCAATCGCGTTAATACTACTTGCCGAAGATCGCCACCGAACAGACCGAGCCCGAGGGGAACCCGCCCAGGTTGTGGGTCAGGCCGACCTTCGGATCGCTGAGTTGCCGCTCGTCAGCCTTGCCCTGCAGCTGCTTGTAGACCTCGTAGATCATCCGCAGGCCCGATGCGCCGATCGGGTGGCCGAAGCACTTCAGTCCGCCGTCGATCTGGCAGGGGAGCTGGCCGTCGTGGTCGAAGAATCCGCTCTCAACGTCGTCGCGCGCTTTGCCCCGCGGCGAAATCTGTAGATCCTCGTAGGTCACCAGCTCGGTGATCGAGAAGCAGTCGTGGACCTCCATCAGGCTGACCTCATCGCGCGGCGACTTGATACCCGCCTCCTCGTAAGCGCGGATCGCTGCGCGGCAGGTGGTCTCGACGTGCGAACCGTCCCAGGAGTTGTGAGCCGCTTCCATCCCCGATGTGACCGCAATCTGCAGCGCCTTGACGTAAATCGGATCGGGTCGCAGGCTCTTGGCGATCTCGGGGGTGGTAATGATGGCGCAGGCTCCGCCGTCGGACACACCACAACAGTCGTAGAGACCCAGCGGATCGGCCACGATCGGCGCTTCCATTACTTGATCGATGCTCACCTCGCGGCGCAGGTGCGCCTTGGGATTGAGCGCGCCGTTATGGTGACTCTTGGACGAGATGTGGGCCAAAACTCTCTTGCCCTCCTCGCGGCTGAGCCCGTAGCGGTCGAAATAGCGCGTGGCCATCATCGCGAATCCGCCCGGGGCCGTGAGGTTGGGGAAGATGAAACGGTTGGTCGAGCCGGTGGCCGTACCGAAGTCCGGCAATCCGCCGTAGCCGGTGTCCTTGAGCTTCTCCACGCCCATCGCCAGAGCGATGTCGCAGGCCCCGGCCGCCACGGCGTAGGCCGCGGCGCGGAACGACTCGGTCCCCGAGGCGCAGAAGTTCTCAACGCGCGTGACCGGCTTGAAGTCGAGCTTGAGCGCCGTGGACAGCGGGATCGCGCTCTTGCCCACGTTGACCTCGTCGAAGCACGCGCCGAGCCATGCGGCGTCGATCTGCTTTTTCTCCAGGCCCGAGTCCTCGAGCGCCTCGATCATCGCGTCGACCATCAGGTCGGCCGGACCCTTGTTCCACAGTTCGCCGAAATTGGTGCATCCCATTCCGACGATCGCTACCTTGTCCCTAATTCCGCTTGCCATCGGTGCCTCCTCAGCCCAGCTCGGCCACGGGAACGGCCTTCCAGAAGTAGCCGTGAATCCCGCGCTGCTGATCGTAGTACTTGCGCCGGAAGCTCATTTTCACCTGTTGACCGACCTTGATCTTCTCGAGCAGGCAGTCGGTGAAATCCATCTGCGTACGACCGCCGCCCTCGAAGTCGACAATGCCGTAGACCGCGGGCGGATCGAAGCTGAAGGCCAGCATGTCGCCGGTGTAGGTAAAAATCGTGCCCGGTTTGTCCGAGAAGCGGTAGGGCTCCATCTGATCGATCGCACCGCACTCGGGATTAACGCAGATTCGTTGCGATGGGTACTGCGCCCAACCGCAGGCCTGACATTTGGTGCCCACCAGTCCCATCACCTGGCGTCGTTCGCGCCACAGCACGGACAGTGGAGTTGGTGCCTGGGTCTCACCGCGGATTCCCAGCTCCATGGGCACGATGTTCCGGAACACCGTGTATTTCTGGTAAGAGTTGAGGTCCTCTTTGAGCTGCAGGCAGCCCGAAACTCCCAGCGGTCCCTTGAAATCGGCGATGGCGTCGGTGCACTGGAAGAGCAGGGCGTCGGCCCCGTTGCCGTACCCCACGACGACCAGTTTATCTCCGGGCTTGGCCTGCTCCAGCGCTGCGATCAGCATCAACAGCGGGTGAGCGGAGCCGCTGTCCCCGACCTCGTCCATCAGCATCGACTGCACCTGCCCGCGTTCCAGCCCGAGCCGCTTGCCGATCGCGCGGTGTTCGCGCCCGAAGTGGCAGGGGTAGATCACCTTGGCCACGTCTTGTGGGTCGAAGGAGAACTTTTCGGCCAGCTTCTTGAGCGCCTTGGGGATCAGCTTGCTGTACCCCTCGTCGCGCATCCAGCGCTCTTCCCAGTTGCGGTCGAAGCGCGCTCCGCATTCGCGGATATGATCGGGGAAATCGGCGCTGATGCTCACCGAGCCCTTGAACTCGGCGATCACGTCGTGTGAGCCCACGCACAGGGCGGCCCCGGCGTCGCCAAAGAACATCTCCTGCAGGCTGCCCATCTTGCCCAGGCGGCTGTCGGCCGCTGCCACCAGCATGTTGCTGTTGGCGCCGGATTTGATCGCGTCGATCGCTCCGAGCAACGCGGAGGTCGAGGCGCGCAGGCTCGAACTGAAATCGGCCGTACGGCAGTTCTCGTTCAGGTCCAGCGCCGAGGCCGCAATCGCGGCGTTGAGCCGTTCGCTGTAGGGCAAAGTGGTCGAGGCCAGATATAGGCCGTCGATCGATTCGCGCGAAATTGCCGGAGCGGCGAGGCAGTCGATGGCAGCGGAGACCGCCATCGTGATGCTGTCCTCGTCGAAGTTCGCCACAGCCTTCTCACCCCCGGCAGCAGCCATTGTTACGGGATTGAACCAGCCCATGGCCATGAAGACCATCATCCGGTTCAATCTGTAGCGTGGCACGCACCCGCCATAGGACACAATGCCGATCATCAGGCAGTCCTCCCTGAGTAGAATTGAATTATTAGTTTTGTGAGGATTAAGCGCTGCCGTATCGTTGCTGCAGAATACGAAAAGGATTTGAACAGAAGCATCTGACTAATGCAAGGTGAGTCAAAGCGTTGCGCTTTGCGTACTTGACCTGCCTGGTGCCTGTGGCTAGTCTCAGCGCGAATCAGCCGACCACCGGAGAATACGCAAATGAAACTGACCTTGATCGGAGCCGGAGGCATCAGGACTCCGCTGTTCATCAGCTCCTTGCTCGGTCGTCCGCAACAGGCCGGAATCAGTGAGCTGATGCTCTACGACAACGATAAATCCCGTATGCCCTTGATGCGGCGGATGGGGGCGCGGCTGATCCAGCGTTCCGGTGCCGGGCTCAAACTAAAGTCGACCCACAGCCTGTCCCAGGCCGTTGACGGCGCCTCGCTGGTGATCACCACGATCCGCGTGGGCAAAGAACTGGGACGGACCGCCGATGAGCGGATCGCGATGCGCCTGGGGCTGTTGGCCCAGGAGACTACTGGCCTGTGCGGATTCAGCTTTGCCGCGCGCTCGATTCCGGCCCTGCTCGAGATTGCAAAGCAGGTCGCCAAGCGCGCGCCCCGCTGCTGGCTGGTGAACTTCACCAATCCCGCGGGACTGGTGACCCAGGCGATGCACGACGCGGGATTCAACCGTTCGGTGGGTGTCTGTGACAGCGCGTCGGCTCTGGCGCGCCACGTTGCCAACGAGCGCGGCCTGGGTTTGGACGATATCGAGCTGGGCGTAATCGGCCTGAATCATCTGAGCTTTGTCACCCAGGCCCGGCTCAACGGGCGAAGCATCCTCGGCGCGCTGGTGCGCGACAGCGGCTTCCTGCGCCGCAACTACGGCGTGTTTCAGCCGACGAAAATCACCGACCTCGGGGCGATTCCCAACGAGTACCTCTATTACTTTTGGCGGCACGCCCACGCGATGCAGGTTCAGTCCCGTAAAAAACAAACCCGCGGCGATCAGGTGCTGGAGCTGACCAACCGTTTTCTCGAGGCTGCGGGAAAGTGCCGCAACGCCGAGGAGCTGCTCGAGGCTCACGAACAGATGATCGCCTCGCGCGAATCGAGCTACATGAGCGCCGCCTGGGGCAAGGGACGCCAACGCCCCACGGATGCGCTGTCCAATGAGGGCTACGCCGGTGTAGCGCTGAACTTCCTCAACGCATTGCACGCTGAGCAGCCCCGTCGGATGGTGCTGATCCTGCCCAACCACAGCGGCGCCCTTGACCTGCCGCGTAGCGACACCATCGAAAGCTCGTGTGTGGTCGGCCCGGAAGGCCCGCGAGCGATACCGGTCAAACGTCCCGCCCCGTCGGCTGTCGCGCTGTTGCGTCGGATCAAGACCTTCGAGAGCCTCTCCAGCCGCGCGATCATCACCCGCGATAAACGCGCCGCGCTCGAAGCGCTTTCGATCCACCCGTTGATCGGCCCCAAGCAGGCCCAACGCGCCCTGTCCGCACTGCTTAAGGAGCACGCCGAGTATGTCGGCAACTGGAGCTAAGCTCGACGTCCTGGTCCTGGGACTCGACCCGATCTACCTCGACCTGATATTCAGCGGGCTCGAAGGTGTGCCGCAACCTGGCGAGGAAATCTTTGCAAAAAGTTTCCAGCTGCTGCCCGGCGGAGTGTTCAACATCGCCGGATGCCTGGGCAAACTCGGGGTCGACGTTGCCCTGGCCGCCGACGTGGACCAGGGGTTGTTCGGCGACTTCATGCTGCGCGAGCTGCAGCGCGTCGGCGTGCGCATTGATGCGATTCGCCGTCTCGAGCTGGGCGGCACGGCGCTGACCGTCAGCTACAGCCTGGGCAATGAGCGGGCGTTTCTGTCGTACAAGGATCCGTCTCCCCAGCGACGCGACGTCCGACTGCTGTGCGAGCAGCACAAACCGCGGATCATGATCATCCCCGGATTCCCGTTTCAGGCTTTCGAGCCCGAGGTGCTCGATCCGTTGTGCTCGGTCGCAATGCAAGATGATTACAGCGTGCTGATCGACTCCTGCCATTGCGAGGCGAGTCTGGAGCAGCCCGAGGTCGCACGCCTGGTCTCTTTGGCCGATGTGTTTTTCTGCAACCAGGCCGAGTGCCTGCGGATCACCGGCGAGGACGAATGGCAGGCGGGCGCCGACCGTTTACTGAGTTTCACCGATGCCGTGGTGATCAAGCTCGGCGAGCAGGGGGCCGCGTTTGTCAGCCACGACGAATCATTTATCGAATCGGCTCCGCAGGTCGAGGTCAAGGATACAACCGGCGCAGGCGACTGTTTCGTGGCAACCTACGCCTTCGGACTATTACAGGGGATGTCTGATCGCGATTGCCTGCGTATGGCCGTGCTTCAGGGCACGGCCTCGGTACGCGGGGCAGGCGGCACGACCACGTTGATGGGACGCGAGGAGTTGATCGAGGCGCTGAAACGATCCGACTAATCGGGGGAGCAATGGGCGCGAGTCACGGCCGGCGGATCGTAATTGTCTTGCTGATCTTGTGCGGCATGGCTGCCCACGGCTGTCAGTGCAACGATGATCCCAATATTGCAAAACCCAATGCCGCATCCATTCCCGATAGGCCGACGTTGAATCTGGTCCAGCTCGCCACGCCCGTTGAAATCCCGCGCAAGATCACCGTAGCAGTCGATCTATCGACTCCCAGCGCGTTGAAACGACTGGACTACGAGCTGGTCTGGGACGGCGACGTGCTGCAATACCTCGACAGCCGGCCCGAGGAGTCTCTAGGCCGCGACGTAAGCTTCGTAGCGCTGGCCGCAACGGAGGATGAAGGCCGGCTGCAGCTCTCCCAGGCCTGGATCAACGACAATGCAGCTCCGGGAAGCAACCTGCGGCTGTGCAATGTAAGTTTCACAGTCCGGGCTCCCGCCGGTCTGGAGACCGGAATCATGCTCGACAAGATCAAGGTCCGTGGCGTTCGTGGAGAGATCGACGCCGCGCAGCCCGCCGGCCTGGTATTGAGGATCGAGTGATCGGGCCACGCAACGCCCCGGCGCTGCTGTGTCTGATCCTGCTGGTTTTCGCCCTCGGATGCTCCCCTGACCATGCCGCCCTCAGCCCGCGGGTCTATCGCTTCGAGCGGATGCAGCTGGGCACCCAGGTACAGATCAGTCTGGTCGCTCCCACGGCCGACGTTGCCGACATTGCCGCGGATGCGGCCTTTGCCCAGATCGATCGCATCGAGGCCCGGCTGTCTGATTACCGGCCGGACTCCGAGATCTCGCAAATCAACAGTGCAGCGGGGCGGGACTGGGTCGTGGTCTCCGATGAGACCTTCAAACTTATCGAGCTTGCCAATCAGATCTCGCAACGTTCAAACGGCGCCTTTGATCTTTCATTCAAGGGACTGGGGCTGTGGAGCTTCGGCCGCGACAATGCCCGGCCGCCCGACCCGGCGCAGATCGCGCAACGCCTGCCGCTGATCGACTTTCGACTGATCGAGCTCGATCCCCAACGCAGGGCCGTGCGCCTGGCAACTCCGGGCGCGGCGATCAGCCTAGGGGGGATGGCCAAGGGTTACGCTGTGCACCGCGCCGTCGAGGTTCTGCGCAGCCACGGCATTGACGCGGCGATTGTCAACGCCGGCGGCGATCTCTACGCATTGGGCGAGAAACCCGCCGGACCCTGGAGCGTCGGAGTTCAGCACCCGCGCGAGATCGGAAAGCTGCTGGCAACCATCGAGCCGCACGATGCCGCGGTGGTCACCTCCGGCGATTACGAGCGATTTTTCATCTATCAGGGCAAGCGCTATCATCATATAATCGATCCACGGACCGGATGGCCCGCCGATGGCTGCATGTCGGTTACGATAATCGCGCTCGATCCGACCCTGGCCGACGCCCTGGCCACGGCCGTGTTCGTGCTCGGCCCGGAACAGGGGATGGAGCTGATTGAATCGATGCCCGATGTCGAGGTGCTGATCGTGGACAACGCAGGTTCGGTGACATCGAGTTCCGGCGCCGCCGCACTGGGCCTGAAGCTGGTCCGATGAACATCTCCAAGACCGTAATCTATATCCTGATCGCGCTGTTGCTAGGTCTGCTGTTCTACCTGTTCTGCGGTGACTACGGACTATGGACCTACGTCAAGCTCAACAACGAGCTGGAACAGATCAATACCGAGAACCAGGAGCTGTCGCGCGCCAACCAGGAACTGTCCGAACAGATCAAGATGCTCACCGAGGATGTGCGCGCCATCGAACAGGCGATCCGCCAGGAGCTGGGATACGTCAAGGACGGTGAGATCGTGGTTTTTTTCGAGGACGATGACGATCAGCGCGACGAGCGAACGCCCGCCGACGATTCGGGAACCGATCCTTGATGACCTGGTTGCAATCGGCCCTCAGCGGCGCATGGCGTTTTCTGCGGCGCAACTACGCGATGCTCTATTCGGCGGCCCTGCTGCTGATGATCGTCTTGGGCGTAATCGGCGGACCCAATTCGCGGCTGATCGATATCGAGCTGTGGAAGCTCGGGGTGATCTTCTGCGGCGCGCTGTTGCTGATCTTCAAACTGTTGCGTTACTTCCGCCGCGAGACGCGCTCGACCTTCGACACCCTGGAGATCGGCATCCTCAGCGTGGCCGTGGTCAATTCGATTATCCAGAGTTCCGGCGGCGTGTCCGGCCAGCTCTACCCGATCAACTACAT
This genomic interval from Candidatus Alcyoniella australis contains the following:
- a CDS encoding alpha/beta hydrolase: PTYEERFKSKRQPFMFIQGNLDSTVPLESIQAALDQYEGPKTLRIFGQSNEEPEFGHIDLLTGDEAPNHVWPAMLDWMTDVLDSSSSQG
- a CDS encoding acetyl-CoA acetyltransferase; the protein is MASGIRDKVAIVGMGCTNFGELWNKGPADLMVDAMIEALEDSGLEKKQIDAAWLGACFDEVNVGKSAIPLSTALKLDFKPVTRVENFCASGTESFRAAAYAVAAGACDIALAMGVEKLKDTGYGGLPDFGTATGSTNRFIFPNLTAPGGFAMMATRYFDRYGLSREEGKRVLAHISSKSHHNGALNPKAHLRREVSIDQVMEAPIVADPLGLYDCCGVSDGGACAIITTPEIAKSLRPDPIYVKALQIAVTSGMEAAHNSWDGSHVETTCRAAIRAYEEAGIKSPRDEVSLMEVHDCFSITELVTYEDLQISPRGKARDDVESGFFDHDGQLPCQIDGGLKCFGHPIGASGLRMIYEVYKQLQGKADERQLSDPKVGLTHNLGGFPSGSVCSVAIFGK
- a CDS encoding FAD:protein FMN transferase yields the protein MIGPRNAPALLCLILLVFALGCSPDHAALSPRVYRFERMQLGTQVQISLVAPTADVADIAADAAFAQIDRIEARLSDYRPDSEISQINSAAGRDWVVVSDETFKLIELANQISQRSNGAFDLSFKGLGLWSFGRDNARPPDPAQIAQRLPLIDFRLIELDPQRRAVRLATPGAAISLGGMAKGYAVHRAVEVLRSHGIDAAIVNAGGDLYALGEKPAGPWSVGVQHPREIGKLLATIEPHDAAVVTSGDYERFFIYQGKRYHHIIDPRTGWPADGCMSVTIIALDPTLADALATAVFVLGPEQGMELIESMPDVEVLIVDNAGSVTSSSGAAALGLKLVR
- a CDS encoding carbohydrate kinase family protein: MSATGAKLDVLVLGLDPIYLDLIFSGLEGVPQPGEEIFAKSFQLLPGGVFNIAGCLGKLGVDVALAADVDQGLFGDFMLRELQRVGVRIDAIRRLELGGTALTVSYSLGNERAFLSYKDPSPQRRDVRLLCEQHKPRIMIIPGFPFQAFEPEVLDPLCSVAMQDDYSVLIDSCHCEASLEQPEVARLVSLADVFFCNQAECLRITGEDEWQAGADRLLSFTDAVVIKLGEQGAAFVSHDESFIESAPQVEVKDTTGAGDCFVATYAFGLLQGMSDRDCLRMAVLQGTASVRGAGGTTTLMGREELIEALKRSD
- a CDS encoding OB-fold domain-containing protein; the encoded protein is MIGIVSYGGCVPRYRLNRMMVFMAMGWFNPVTMAAAGGEKAVANFDEDSITMAVSAAIDCLAAPAISRESIDGLYLASTTLPYSERLNAAIAASALDLNENCRTADFSSSLRASTSALLGAIDAIKSGANSNMLVAAADSRLGKMGSLQEMFFGDAGAALCVGSHDVIAEFKGSVSISADFPDHIRECGARFDRNWEERWMRDEGYSKLIPKALKKLAEKFSFDPQDVAKVIYPCHFGREHRAIGKRLGLERGQVQSMLMDEVGDSGSAHPLLMLIAALEQAKPGDKLVVVGYGNGADALLFQCTDAIADFKGPLGVSGCLQLKEDLNSYQKYTVFRNIVPMELGIRGETQAPTPLSVLWRERRQVMGLVGTKCQACGWAQYPSQRICVNPECGAIDQMEPYRFSDKPGTIFTYTGDMLAFSFDPPAVYGIVDFEGGGRTQMDFTDCLLEKIKVGQQVKMSFRRKYYDQQRGIHGYFWKAVPVAELG
- a CDS encoding septum formation initiator family protein, giving the protein MNISKTVIYILIALLLGLLFYLFCGDYGLWTYVKLNNELEQINTENQELSRANQELSEQIKMLTEDVRAIEQAIRQELGYVKDGEIVVFFEDDDDQRDERTPADDSGTDP